The genomic segment TGCGCGCCCAGACCAGGCCGGGCAGGCCCTCGCCGCGCTCGAAGGTCAACGGCACGTCGCTGCTGAAAGCGGACAGGTCCCGGTCGCCGGTGGTGTACGAGCTGTGCCGCACGATGGTGCGCCGGTCCTCGGTGAGCTGCCAGTACTCGCCGACGGCCCAGCCCAGCGCCTTGGTGATGGCCACGACGGCGCCGATGCTCGCGTCCTTGGCGTTGGTCGCGTCGGAGAGCACCTGCGCGACGGCGTGCCGGGCGCGGCGCAGCTGCTCGGCCCGGTGCGCCTCGGTGATGTCGTGCAAGGCGACCACGGCCCCGAGCCGGCGGTGGTCGCTGGTCTCGATCGGGCTGCCGTTGGCCACGAAGCGGCGCCACGAGTCCTCGGTCTTGACCAGCATGTGCCGGCCGCGGACGCTTTCCCCCTCGTACGCGCGGCGCAGCGGCAGATCGGTCATGCGCGTACGGCCGTCGGGCTCGTAGACGTTGTAGAGCTCGGTCCACTCGTCGGCATGCGTGTTGGGGCTGGTCTCGCGCCCGGTCACCTCGCGGGCGGCCCGGTTGATGAAGGTCAGGTTGCCCTTGGCGTCGCAGGCCGCGATGCCGACGTCGACACTGTCCAGCACGGCCTGCAGGAACGCGTGCTCCTCGTCGGCCTTCTGCCGCTGCTGCTCCATCTCAGCCGCGGCGACGAGGCGGCCCGTGATGTCGGTGAGGAACGCGTGGCAGACGGTGCCGCCGGGCTCCTCCACCACCTGCAGAGTCATCTCGGCCGGGAACTCCCGGCCCGAACTGGTGATCGCCGCGATCTGCAGGTGCTGCCCCGACAGGTTGGAGACCCCGCCCGCGCGGACCCGTCGCATGCCGGCCAGGTGCTGCTCGCGAAAGCGCTCCGGGATGATCAGCTCGGCGATGTTGCGGCCCAGCGCCTCGGCCGCGGCGTAGCCGAACAGGCGCTCGGCGGCCGCGTTCCAGGCCGTGACGATGCCGTCCAAGCCGGTGGAGATGTAGGCGTCGTGGGTGCCGTTGACGACGGCGGCCATCCGGCTCGAGGAGATCGAGTGATCGGCCTGCGACAGGCGCAGGGCGACCTCGGTCTCCGCCGCTTCGGCCAGGTCGCGCAGCAGCGCCAGGTCGTCCTTCGTCCAGACCCGGGGCTCCGAGTCGAGCACGCAGAACGAGCCCAGCACGTGCCCGTCAGGGGTGCGCAGCGGGATGCCGGCGTACGCGACGGCCTGGTAGTCGGCGATGGCCGGGTTGTCACGCAGCCGCTCGTCGAGGCGGGCGTCGTCGACCACGAGGGCGGCCCGGTCCTCGACCACGTACTTGCAGTACGAGTGGGACAGCGGCGTCTGCCGGGTCACGGCCAGCTCGCCTGACAGCCCGTACGAGCTGGCGAAGCGTTGCCGCTCGGTGTCGACCAGCGACACCAGCGCGGTGGGCGCGGCCAGGATGCGGGCGGCCAGCTTGGTCAGCCGGTCGAACGCGTCCACGCGGCCGGCTTCGAGCAGACCTGTGGCCCGCAGGGCACGGAGGCGCCCGGAGCTCTGCAGCGACGTACCCGGTGAAGTCAGCACGGGGGAATTATCGGTGCCGGCCGTCCGCACTTGAGAAATCCTCGCCGGGCGAACATCCGGCCGTAAAGATCGGACGAAAGTACGAGCCGGCGAACTTGCCGGGCGACTAGTGGAAAAAAGGGCGCGCTTTTACTGCACTTTCCATTTATCGGCCTCGTCCCTGTGAATTCACTGTGAATGACACGGCAAAAGCGAAGGGCGCACCCGGCATCGGATGCGCCCCTCGCTTATTCAGAGCCTATGGGCTCAGCGGTGACCCTTCGGCCCCTGGTGGCCGTGACCCGGGCCCTGCGGACCGTGGCCGTGACCGTGGCCCGGGCCCTGCGGACCGTGGCCGTGACCCTTCGGGCCCTGCGGCTGACCCCACGGGCCGTGACCGTGGCCGCGGACGTACCACTGCGCCTCGAGGGCGACCCAGCCGCGCTTCGGGCCACGCTGCACCCGGTCACAGTCGAAGTCGTCCCACTTCTTCCGGAACTCACCGATCTTGCCGACCCGCTCGCAGGCCTGCTTGGTGCGGTAGTAACCGACGACCCGCTCCTTGGTCTTGAACTTCGGAGCCTTCGCCTGAACCTGCGCGGCCTGACCGGACGCGGCCGGGGCGGCCGGAGCGGCCGACGCCGCGCCGGCACCCATCGTGAGGCCGACACCGACCGCGAGGCCGGTCATCGCCAGCATCCGCGTGACCTTATTCATGACTACGCCTTTCTCTCTGCTGCATCGAGCTTTGCCCGATGCGAGAGATATTAGGGAGGACGCCCCATTTAGCCGCCGCAAAAACACGCCACTAAAGGGTGATTCGCCGATGCGAAAAACAATGGATCTTGCAATTTATTGAAATCGCTCAGATCCTTTCCCCGGCCCCCGGCGGACACCAGCGGTTTCACTCCGCCAGGCGAGCCGGACGGGCGGCAGAGCGGACCGGCCAAGCTGGGCTGGCCAAGCTGGGCCGAGCGGGCCGGGACCGAGCGGGGGGCCCGGCGTGCCGCTCGCAGCGACGACTACCTCAACCTTCATGCCGGATTTGTCGGCATTAAGCGCGACTACCGGCGACAGGTCGTGCCGGCGGGGCGGGGCGGGGGTGGGTCAAGCTGAAGCCGGGCACGCCAGGGCCGGGCACGCCAGGGCCGGGCACGCCAGGGCCGGGCACGCCAGGGCCGGGCACGCCAGGGCCGGGCACGCCAGGGCCGGGCACGCCAGGGCCGGGCACGCCAGGGCCGGGCACGCCAGGCCCGGGCACGCCAGGCCCGGGCACGCCAGGCCCGGGCACGCCAGGCCCGGGCACGCCAGGGCCGGGCACGCCAGGCCCGGGCACGCCAGGCCGGGCAGGCCGGGCAGGCCGGGCCGGGTCAAGCTGAAGCCGGGCAGGCCTGGCCGGACCGGGCCAAGCTGAAGCCGGGCAGGCCGGGGCTGGGCAGGCCGCTCGCAGCGACGACCACCTCAATCGTCATGCCGGATTATCAAAATATTTAGCGCGACCACCGGCGACAGGTCGCGCGGGCGGACGAGGCGGACCAGGGCCGGGCGGGGCGGACCAAGGCCGGGCGGGGCGGACCAAGACCGGGCGGGGCGCACCAAGACCGGGCGGGGCGCACCAAGACCGGGCGGGGCGCACCAAGACCGGGCGACGCGCACCAAGACCGGGCGACGCGCACCAAGACCGGGCGGCGCGCACCAAGACCGGGCGGCGCGCACCAAGACCGGGCGGCGCGCACCAAGACCGGGCGGCGCGCACCAAGACCGGGCGAGGCGCACCAAGACCGGGCGACGCGCACCAAGACCGGGCGACGCGCACCAAGACCGGGCGACGCGCACCAAGACCGGGCGACGCGCACCAAGACCGGGCGACGCGCACCAAGACCGGGCGAGGCGCACCAAGACCGGGCGAGGGCGGGCCAGGACGGGGCAAGGGCGGGCCAGGGCCACGCGGGCCGGGCGGACCAGGCG from the Paractinoplanes abujensis genome contains:
- a CDS encoding sensor histidine kinase, producing MLTSPGTSLQSSGRLRALRATGLLEAGRVDAFDRLTKLAARILAAPTALVSLVDTERQRFASSYGLSGELAVTRQTPLSHSYCKYVVEDRAALVVDDARLDERLRDNPAIADYQAVAYAGIPLRTPDGHVLGSFCVLDSEPRVWTKDDLALLRDLAEAAETEVALRLSQADHSISSSRMAAVVNGTHDAYISTGLDGIVTAWNAAAERLFGYAAAEALGRNIAELIIPERFREQHLAGMRRVRAGGVSNLSGQHLQIAAITSSGREFPAEMTLQVVEEPGGTVCHAFLTDITGRLVAAAEMEQQRQKADEEHAFLQAVLDSVDVGIAACDAKGNLTFINRAAREVTGRETSPNTHADEWTELYNVYEPDGRTRMTDLPLRRAYEGESVRGRHMLVKTEDSWRRFVANGSPIETSDHRRLGAVVALHDITEAHRAEQLRRARHAVAQVLSDATNAKDASIGAVVAITKALGWAVGEYWQLTEDRRTIVRHSSYTTGDRDLSAFSSDVPLTFERGEGLPGLVWARTGEVWWNTGEMPSDMKDVGRDALHEVGIRVAVGVPVLSGRRVLGVLAFYTDQDLPHDPDLVGMLDAVGAHLGRFVERRWAEDMSLMLADARRNFDRIVEQVNDYVWTVEAVAGAEARLVYGSPNGRAVFGREVTVEDPVTLGERVHPDDVAILDDFKGKLAAGEHAEVECRVVGFDGVVRWVWTRAVARREGDKLFVDGLSTDVTERHELSDRRERLLEQERDQVEQLRQLDRMKDELSALVIHELRNPVGVIKAYTEILLDSPELAGAERKHATVVDRTTRHLQDLVDDLLDLARLDAGHISINPCPMPAGTMLHDVVDAHQPSAAAKNLTVHASIKPGLSVYADPQRLRQALDNLLSNAVKYTPEGGTVSVTAEHDGDAVVVTISDNGIGIPAEQYPHLFSRFFRASNATQAGIKGTGLGLAVTKAIIDAHEGTLTARPAPTGGTEFTITLPAPRLDFAGRQR